From the Polyangiaceae bacterium genome, the window AGTAGAGACGAATGGTTACGGTGGACCCTCCCTTGTTCTGAGTTGCCTTGGTGATGGAGGCATAGGACATGCGGCGCAGCCACGCGGCGTCCTCGGCAACATCGATGGGGCCGCGTGCATCGCCTTTGATAGCGTGCGGTGGATTTTGGGTGAGGGAAGTCGGCACCTTGCCACGAGGGATCGGCGCTGCGGCGCTTGCGGGAGGTTCTGCGGTGGGCGGTGGTTTTCCCTCACCCCCAGACCCGGCTGAGGTGGCTGAAACGCTGAGTGCTGGTGCGGCCGCGGATGCGGGAGCCAAGGGAGCGCTCGCAATGGGCGCTGATGATTTCCGAGCACTAGGCGCGCCATCGGCCGCCGCTTCTTGATCGCAGCTCGCGAGGCATAGACACCCCATGGCCCACCACGCGCGGCCCAGGGCCCTGGAGATTCGCTTCGTTCGCACCTCGACCGCCGCGAAGCTATCATCGCGCCGTGCAACACACGAGCCCGCAAGAGTCGCCGAGGCTGACCCGTGGCTCGATTGCTGCTGCACGCCTCGTGGGCATTGGCGTGCTCACCTTCGCCGGAGTCTATGTTGGGGCCAAGCTGCGGACGTCGGATGCGGGCGGCGCTGCGGTCAACCAAACGGCTGCGCTAGTCGTTTCGGTTGCGCCCTCTGCGCCTGCGACAGCTCCGCCCAAGGTCGTGCAAGGAGGGATCCTCGAGCTGCGGCCTCACGGCTCACGGGTCAACTTGAACACGGCCATCGAGCTCGACTTCTCCGCGCCAGTGGAGCCCACGAGTGTCGAGAAATCGGTCGAGAGCGTGCCACCGATCGACTGGCGAGTCAGTTGGCCGAGGCCGACGCGCATTCGGCTCGAGCCCAAGGCGCCGCTCAAGAGCGGAACCGTGTACCGCATCAGCACCGGGGGCCGCCTAGCGAACGGTGGGGAGCTGGCCAGCTTCCTTGGTGAGTTCCGTACGGAAGTGCCTGCGCCGAAGGAAGTGGTCAAGGGCAACGGCGGCAATCTGATCCTCAGCTTCGACGACGGGCCTCGGGGTAGCGCACGCACCCGCCACATCCTGGACGTGCTCGAGCAGTACCATGCGAAGGCGCTGTTCTTCCCCGTGGCACAAAACCTCGAACGCTATCCGAAGTGGATCGAGCAGGTGGAAGCGAGAGGGCACCGCGTGTGCAATCACAGCTACACTCATCCCAACCTGGCGAGTCGGCGGATCTCGG encodes:
- a CDS encoding polysaccharide deacetylase family protein gives rise to the protein MQHTSPQESPRLTRGSIAAARLVGIGVLTFAGVYVGAKLRTSDAGGAAVNQTAALVVSVAPSAPATAPPKVVQGGILELRPHGSRVNLNTAIELDFSAPVEPTSVEKSVESVPPIDWRVSWPRPTRIRLEPKAPLKSGTVYRISTGGRLANGGELASFLGEFRTEVPAPKEVVKGNGGNLILSFDDGPRGSARTRHILDVLEQYHAKALFFPVAQNLERYPKWIEQVEARGHRVCNHSYTHPNLASRRISDRGLRQEIEKGAGFGRCKLFRPPMMAHDERSDRVAAELGLSVFLWDIDTRDWEEIPADEIYNRVLRAVEPGSVVLFHLQARRTLRALRGLLPRLVKEGYVLSWDPRDVDQAARERFGVGRSATWLSPPEDARRRWLAAFEAPSGVDPWPFPLGETEK